A window of the Desulforapulum autotrophicum HRM2 genome harbors these coding sequences:
- a CDS encoding bifunctional GNAT family N-acetyltransferase/carbon-nitrogen hydrolase family protein produces MSTETTHKLNLRNLTIEDYDAVRQISAKVYKGLSAPWTEKEINNLINRFGEGQICIEDKGKAVAVALSITITFSLFGKHHTYDQITGKGTFRSHDPEGDYLYGIEVFVDPDYRGMRLGRRLYDARKELAVSLNLKGILLGGRIPGYKEYAHHMSAQAYILKVQNREVVDNVLTFQLSNDFHVLNLLDNYWLEDRHSRGNAVLLEWLNIYYQKKTRLIGGTKSIARVSVVQWQMRRFVSFDDFMQQVEFFVDTVSDYKSDIVLFPELFNAPLIHTYKEKSPSEAMMMLAEHTENMRTAMVEMALSYNINIVTGSVPAISTSGDLMNVAYLCRRDGTWDCQEKLHITPDEEIHWNFTGGNKLKVFETDVGKIGILICYDVEFPELARLQTEKGMKILLVPFWTDTRNGYLRVRRCAQARAIENECYVAISGSVGNIPKVETMGIQYSQAAIFTPSDFSFPHDAIAAEATPGVETTLITDLDLDLIKELRAKGSVRNMESRRTDLYNLVWTASDKSGL; encoded by the coding sequence ATGAGCACTGAAACAACCCACAAACTGAATCTGCGGAACCTGACAATAGAGGATTATGATGCTGTCCGTCAAATCAGCGCCAAGGTCTACAAAGGATTATCTGCTCCGTGGACGGAAAAGGAGATCAACAACCTTATCAACCGCTTCGGTGAAGGTCAGATCTGCATTGAAGACAAAGGAAAAGCGGTGGCGGTGGCATTATCCATCACAATTACCTTCAGCCTGTTTGGAAAACACCACACCTATGACCAGATTACCGGAAAGGGGACGTTCAGATCCCATGACCCGGAGGGAGACTACCTCTATGGAATCGAGGTTTTTGTGGATCCAGATTATCGTGGTATGCGACTGGGACGGCGACTGTATGATGCTCGAAAAGAGTTGGCCGTCAGCCTGAACCTCAAAGGGATTCTTCTTGGCGGCAGGATTCCCGGGTATAAGGAATACGCCCATCACATGTCAGCACAGGCATATATTTTAAAGGTTCAAAACAGGGAAGTGGTGGATAATGTACTCACCTTTCAACTTTCCAATGACTTTCATGTGCTCAATCTTCTTGACAACTACTGGCTTGAAGACCGTCATTCCCGGGGAAATGCCGTGCTGCTTGAATGGCTGAATATTTATTATCAAAAAAAAACACGCCTCATCGGAGGAACCAAATCCATTGCCAGGGTGAGCGTGGTCCAATGGCAGATGCGCCGGTTTGTATCCTTTGACGATTTCATGCAGCAGGTGGAATTTTTTGTAGATACCGTATCAGATTATAAATCTGACATTGTCCTTTTTCCAGAATTGTTCAATGCCCCGTTGATCCATACGTACAAAGAAAAAAGTCCATCAGAGGCCATGATGATGCTGGCTGAACATACTGAAAATATGCGGACAGCCATGGTGGAGATGGCACTGAGCTACAATATCAACATTGTGACTGGCAGCGTGCCTGCCATCAGCACCAGCGGGGATCTGATGAATGTGGCCTATCTGTGCCGACGTGACGGCACCTGGGACTGTCAAGAAAAACTGCATATCACCCCTGATGAGGAGATTCACTGGAATTTTACCGGTGGAAATAAACTCAAGGTATTTGAAACCGATGTTGGAAAAATCGGCATTTTAATCTGTTATGATGTGGAGTTTCCGGAACTGGCAAGGCTTCAAACCGAAAAAGGTATGAAAATTTTACTGGTACCGTTCTGGACCGATACCCGAAACGGCTACCTCAGGGTGCGCCGCTGCGCCCAGGCACGGGCCATTGAAAATGAGTGCTATGTGGCCATTTCCGGCAGTGTCGGCAATATCCCAAAGGTTGAAACCATGGGAATTCAGTATTCCCAGGCCGCCATCTTTACTCCGTCCGACTTTTCCTTTCCCCACGATGCCATCGCTGCCGAAGCAACCCCCGGTGTTGAAACCACACTGATAACAGATCTGGATCTGGATCTGATCAAAGAACTGCGAGCCAAGGGAAGTGTCCGGAACATGGAAAGCCGACGAACCGATCTCTATAATCTGGTGTGGACTGCATCAGACAAATCAGGATTGTAG
- a CDS encoding GTP-binding protein has translation MTLYIFLSGFLGSGKTTLLNTLLKTYKGMRIGVIVNDFGEMGIDTSLIDTFDLEEEIQELKAGQIFCSCLSGSFVKSVLAYREIKPELLIVECSGLAKPSGLRDITRAIDLEAPGEFTCGGMVCLVDGERHMQMEQSLMVLTEQMEASDVLLITKADLLETPARDELFLHLTQRYPFKEILFSTRGKFDGDLLDLLAKRRDAYLSLDTDRFNGWGKKGRPTSFVITPHRRTAREMHQSLTPYLGRLYRIKGEVETTDRGSLFFDGTSAGIEMRKPPRHMDPGLVVITHDQNLQFELGFL, from the coding sequence ATGACACTCTATATTTTTCTCAGCGGATTTCTCGGATCAGGAAAGACCACCCTTCTCAACACCCTTCTCAAAACCTACAAAGGAATGAGGATCGGGGTCATCGTGAACGACTTCGGCGAAATGGGAATAGACACATCCCTCATTGACACCTTTGACCTGGAAGAAGAAATCCAGGAACTCAAGGCTGGACAAATCTTCTGCTCCTGCCTCTCCGGCTCCTTTGTAAAATCGGTCCTGGCCTACAGGGAAATAAAACCCGAACTGCTCATCGTGGAGTGCTCCGGCCTGGCCAAGCCCTCCGGCCTCAGGGATATCACGCGGGCCATAGACCTCGAAGCCCCGGGAGAATTCACCTGCGGCGGGATGGTCTGCCTCGTGGACGGGGAGCGCCACATGCAGATGGAACAAAGCCTCATGGTACTCACCGAGCAGATGGAGGCCAGCGACGTACTTTTGATCACCAAGGCAGACCTCCTGGAGACACCTGCCAGGGATGAACTGTTCCTCCATCTGACCCAACGTTACCCCTTCAAGGAGATTCTCTTCTCAACCCGTGGAAAATTCGACGGCGATCTTCTTGACCTCCTCGCCAAACGCCGTGATGCTTACCTCTCCCTGGACACCGACCGGTTCAACGGATGGGGCAAGAAAGGGCGGCCCACATCCTTTGTCATAACCCCCCACCGGAGAACGGCCAGGGAAATGCACCAAAGCCTGACACCTTACCTGGGCAGACTCTACCGTATCAAGGGAGAGGTGGAAACCACCGACCGCGGTTCCCTCTTTTTTGACGGAACCTCAGCCGGTATTGAGATGCGCAAGCCCCCGCGCCATATGGATCCGGGCCTGGTGGTCATCACCCATGACCAGAACCTGCAGTTCGAACTGGGCTTTCTCTAA
- a CDS encoding SIR2 family NAD-dependent protein deacylase — protein sequence MTFENLLKAFMDGNGRLTVLSGAGISAESGIPTFRGPEGYWTIGSREYRPEEMATHAMFSRDPWEVWAWYLYRRTVCASAAPNHGHRAIVEMEALLGDRFRLVTQNVDGLHLNAGNSPSRTFQIHGNLNFMRCAQGCCNTLFPFPDQVEYKKKNQAVTPVEKELLRCPRCRGLARPHVLWFDEYYDEALFQAETAFQWAITTDLLVVVGTAGATTLPMHIGHMIFKNPRAILVDINITDNPFRTLARNHPRGVVLDGPAGDHLNKMVSTWKNHALSIR from the coding sequence ATGACATTTGAAAATCTTTTGAAAGCGTTCATGGATGGCAATGGCCGATTGACGGTGCTGAGCGGTGCCGGGATATCCGCCGAGAGCGGCATCCCCACCTTCAGAGGCCCTGAAGGTTACTGGACCATTGGTTCCCGGGAATATCGGCCAGAAGAGATGGCCACCCACGCCATGTTCTCCCGGGACCCCTGGGAGGTGTGGGCATGGTATCTTTATCGACGAACCGTCTGTGCCAGTGCTGCTCCCAACCACGGACACCGGGCCATTGTGGAAATGGAGGCTTTGTTGGGCGATCGATTCCGCCTGGTGACCCAGAACGTGGACGGACTGCATCTTAATGCGGGCAACAGTCCGTCCAGAACCTTTCAGATTCACGGGAACCTCAATTTCATGAGATGCGCCCAGGGCTGTTGCAACACGCTTTTTCCCTTTCCCGATCAGGTGGAATATAAGAAGAAAAATCAGGCGGTCACCCCGGTGGAAAAAGAGCTGTTGCGCTGTCCCCGGTGCCGGGGTCTTGCCCGTCCCCATGTGTTGTGGTTTGACGAATACTATGATGAAGCCCTGTTCCAGGCGGAAACAGCCTTTCAATGGGCCATTACCACGGATCTGCTGGTGGTGGTGGGTACCGCCGGAGCCACCACTCTGCCCATGCACATCGGCCATATGATTTTTAAAAACCCCCGGGCGATTCTGGTGGACATCAATATAACGGACAACCCCTTTCGTACCCTTGCCCGAAATCATCCCAGGGGGGTGGTGCTGGACGGCCCGGCCGGCGACCATTTAAATAAGATGGTTTCCACCTGGAAGAACCATGCTCTATCCATCCGATAG